One Vicia villosa cultivar HV-30 ecotype Madison, WI linkage group LG5, Vvil1.0, whole genome shotgun sequence genomic window, TCATTTACTTCTCCTATAAAAAATATTCTTCATTTGTTAATTAATGAATTTTGTTTTAATCACCTACTCTTCAAAGCAATTCCAAAATAAATCCTACTAAAATCACATCATtttattatagtatcaataaattATAACCTTAATCGGAGATAtcactttttttcttaaataacaaCTTGTAGACCCTACTAAAACAAATGTATAATATTCCTTCATGGGAATATATTGCAAGGTTACATCAGATAGTGACTATACATCcttttaaacaaaatatagtGCATGTATAAATATTACTAAAAGATAATAGCTAGGAGAACCTTTATTAATGATATACAATAAGATAAATGACTTGGTACCATATCTAATGATTAATTTGGTGTTGTTGTTAAGTGTGGTTATCTGTATCTGGTTCTATTCTCACCATATCTTCCCATGTGCACCCTAATAAAATACTCACTCTAACTTTTAATCAATTTGCAAATGTTTCCTTTTCTTCACATCAAGTCAAAATAGACCAAATTTTCCAGCTGTCTATAAGTTTTCCTTCATTTGTGGCTTTACTACTAACCtttgaattaaaaagaaaaacaatttttaaagtaaCACTTTTTTAGTGTCATAATAGACAAACATTTTATATACAAACTTAAAAGTCTTGCACAAAAACATACCTACTAGTAGtatctcttaattttatttttttatttgtgcaATTCGGTGTTTACAGACTAATTCAGGTGATCAATCTCACCGTTTATTAATTGAGGTTCAATTGAAGATAGAGTAAAACTCTGTATAAATGAATTCATCAGAAATTGTTATCTTTTAGAAAGATTTGAACCTAAAATCATGAAAGAATGATTATTAAGAATCCGACATCAAACAATATATATtcgaacatatatttataaatgaagGTAATTATCACCCTACAAGTCACCTTTGTAAAGATAAATTAGGCctaaatcacatttttttttaacatggtattaaaATCTCGTTTAACAGCTGATAAATCACAGATGTTCAATTTTAGACGTGAGGGTGTGTTAAGAGTAACACATTGACAATATATGATCTGAACATTTACTTATAAAAGGAATAATCTTCATCCTACAAATCGATTTTATAGAAAAGAGTTAAGActaaaccacatttcttaacaactGCTTATATTATATTGTAATGAAATAAAACTAAGCTGCTGCCAGTTGGGAAACTTTGTTGTGAAGATATCATTTTGAGTAAGACAAAGTTGATGATTAATATTAAAAGATATGCCAACAGATTACACATAAATAAGAAGCTCTGACAACCTCCAACTCAACTCAACTCCATCTCCAACCATCCAACATTTCTAAGAAATGGGCAATGTTGCTTCTTGTACTCCAACCAAAGGTGTGTTCAAGGTTTTACTCTTAGATGGAAGAATAGAAGCATACACAAAAGCAATAAAAGCTGCAGAGTTAATGGTAGAATATCCCGGACAGTTTGTCTGTGACTCAAGCTACCTCAAAGTAGGACATCGAATTCAAGGACTATTAGCCGATGAAGAACTCGAGAGGCGCAAGTTTTACTTTCTTCTACCAATGGAACTTCTATACTCAGTTTTAACTCATGAAGAAATGAGTTCTCTTAACTATAAAGCGTCGAGGGCGACGAAGCATGCGAGTTTGAACAACTTGGGAAAGATATTTCCGGTTTTTAGTGAGTTCTGCATGTTTCCTAATTCAGAGGCAAAGAGAATAGTATTGGAAGGTGATAAGAATGGGGTGGTAATGGAGACAGAACATGTTCAAAGGTACTGCAAGCAAAGATCTTGGAGACCAGCACTGGAGACAATTGATGAAACTCCATGAAGGCCTTAAATGaaactctctttttcttttttcttcaatttggtTTATTTGTATTTGGTAGAAATTCTTGTATTTTTTTGTAAGATAAAGTTAGAGTTAGTCTATATGattatatgatttaatttttgTATTCAAGGCCACTTGTGTAACCACAATAGTAACTAAATGAAATCCTTGTATTGTAAATCATCCATGCTGGTTTTTTTATGGTATTAGCAAACTTTTGCTCTGTATTAGCATTTGAGCTGGATTATGTGAGGCTACAATAGTTATACTCCTCATCCTTTTTCTCAGATAGTTCTATACAGTTTTGTATATACtcaaatctataaaaaaaattaaaaaaaaaaaaagagaggattACAATTCTTACACTGAAAACCATACACAATATGCTACTAGTACACCGTATCAAATACACTTATGTTTCagtatttgaaaaaaatgaaaaatatttattatatattaaaaaaaactaaaaccgtATCAATATACGGTGTTAGTTGTCACTTTTAGTGTACCAATAtcatttctaaaataaaataaaaaaatacattactTAATATTTATAGTGTGTTTTCTATAAAATAATGTGCATTTTAAGAGGAGTAGAGCAATATCCTCAAATATTACAGGATTTAACATGCTACTCCTCAATTATATTTTACACTCTCTTAATTTTCAAATTGCTTATGAATAAATCTAGGGTTGGCAAGAACAAAATTTCAGTAACGTACCAAATTTGCGGTAGTTAATTTTTATATTTCCaatataaatttttcaaaaaaaaaaattgtattgaaaatttcaaaatttttcgAAATTTGAGTCAATTGTTATAAGTGTTATAATTTATTGGAAATTTCGAAATTTtcgataatataaaaaaaattgttgaaagTTAACTACCAGAAAAATctggtatttttttaaaatttccaataaacacaaacattaatttcaaattttttttataaagacaTAAGGGTAATAGCATTAGCATATATCATTGAGCCAGATGTAATTTTGAGGTAGTGAATCCTCCAAATATTGAAAGTATAAGACACAGTACGGGTTACATCTAAATCAAAAGAAGGGCTCGGAAAGGTGACAATAATCACACCCCACTTGATTACCAAGAACAAATTTTGAGATTTGGATCCTGTGCATTGTCTCAATGCCATTCATATATGTTTTTTCTCTCTTTGCAAaactcattttatttatttttaaggttTTCAACCATTGGATTAGAAACATAAGGGATGGCTAGACATAAAGGGTATGAGAGGATATGTTTCCCAAATTTTGAGATACAATGAGAATATTACTCCTCCTTTTGTACTACCAAGAAGGAAAACTTTATTCCATATCTTTACGGTGTATTTTAGTGAGATGCATAGTGCATTCGAAAATGTATTTTTGAAATTAAAAgggtatttttgattttttttttatatggtGTTTTTTCACCATTTAAAGTGGAATTAACAATTTCTTATATTTATCTCCCACACTcctataaattttttttggagaGAAATAAACTTTTATTAATTCCAAAAACATGTAATACAAGCTGATCCTAGATCCAGGCCTCTAAAAAACAAACCACATCAAAAACACTTATATCAAGCTATCATTCCTAACACTAACATGTGGAATTAGCTTCCTATACAAGAGGCTTCTACTCATCACTCTATCCTTAATCCTACGGGAGATGTTCATACTCGGTCTTGTGTGCTTAAACAACGCCTCGTTTCTCTCATACCAAATATGATATATAGTCTCAGCTAGAATTATCCTCAAAATCTCTCTACGCCAACCTTTCTTTGTTGTCTTTTTGATCAGCCATAGTTTCTCCTTGTCCCAGGTAGTGGCAGTCCTCTTGTATCCATTCCATTGCAACATTTCCTCCCAGATTTTACTAAAATAATCGCACGCAAAGAAAAGGTGTTGCATCGTTTCCATCTGTTGACAAAAGCAGCACTTAGTATCCTGAATCAGTCCAAATCTCACTAGTCTATCCTTAGTAGATAGTCTGCCAAGTAATGTCAACCAGAGAATGAAATTTGCACGGGGGCTGGCTCGATTCTGGAAGAATAAGCATTTCCATGGCACCTCTACACTGTCTCCACGGATTGTTCAttcctataattttaaaatattatattttatcatttttcaaatttaaatatattattattcaatttttatcatcccatgtaattttttttcaaaattgatgaatttgaacCCTTCTACTATTATCTCCCACTATGTTTAAAGaattatagtatttatttttctttcaccgGATAACTTACTTTCAAGTATTCTGGTATgaagatttatttacttaataatTACATCATAATTATTTGGTATTATACATGTACATCCTAGGATTTTTTTATGAGGTCAAACGATAAGTTTCGTGCACATCCCATACTCAATTTGTCGGGTTCTTGAAGGACCATCCAAAATGGAGCCATTATGATATTCTTGGAATAATTACTGGTCGAATCTGTTACAAAATAGTTAATGATTGAATCTGTTACAAATGATTAATGGTTATTAAATCCTATTAAAACCGCACCTCTTCAGTATTCATGGGGAAGTCTTGCAATATAAATAGGTCCTTGAGACCAAACAAAAAGGGGTGGACGATGAATAACAGGAAAAAGCAGAAGAACATGAAAAACCTTGAGTAGTCCAACAATGACTGTCACTCCTTGTCTATCCTAAAAACACCAAAACCCCTTAACTTTGTGATCCGTCGTGACCAACTTCATGGAGATTAACCAAAGATGTTTTATATGGAACATTTTGCGCCCAACGTGGGGCCTCCATAAAAAAATTTCTAGGCCACACCCCTGTACCTAAATAATAATCTTTCCAACTCTACCCCCACTCTTTGTAAAACATATCCCTACCATGAAAACTCCATGAACGATGTGTTTTGGCTTCTCTATATTTCCGCCTATACCGATAAGCTAACGTACCTTTAGAAGGCCTCCATGAAATGTGAAATTAGATCTACTCAAAAGAAATAGGAACCAATGTCGAACAAATGAGATTACAATTGTATCACAAGGGATCTCGTTGATCCTTCTTGGACAAAGTTCATGTGGCTTCCCGATAT contains:
- the LOC131608213 gene encoding uncharacterized protein LOC131608213 yields the protein MGNVASCTPTKGVFKVLLLDGRIEAYTKAIKAAELMVEYPGQFVCDSSYLKVGHRIQGLLADEELERRKFYFLLPMELLYSVLTHEEMSSLNYKASRATKHASLNNLGKIFPVFSEFCMFPNSEAKRIVLEGDKNGVVMETEHVQRYCKQRSWRPALETIDETP